GTTAAACAgtaataagtaaataaaatgtCCATCACAAATGGACAGAATGGGCCTAAATTGTAGTCAAAATATCAACTGTATGCAACAAGTAATTCTATAAAcaaccaaaattttaatttgatttattAAATCAAAGTAAACAGAAAGAATagagaaaaactcaaaaaataacAATGATTCATTAAGGAAAAAGACCTACTAGAGTTATGTAaagaatcaaaaaagaaaacacataaGTGTACACAGACAGAGAGCCAATGATGCAGTAAGAGTGCATTGGAAGAGGCAGAAAAAAGTATAGAGAAAATCTTGTTATAACTGGTGAAAAAAATcataaccttactttttttcccttttagtataacacatttttttccaGTGAACGTAAATCCCGTCATTTTACATGCCTACTCAAAAATTGCACAGTTTTTAATAATGACATAAAgacaagtcactttcaaattattatgAAAACCGTTTTTTACCCCTACATTAAATAACTCATGGGAATAAGAAATgggaaatcaaaagaaaacttCTCATTCACTGTTTTGATGACAACAAGATGTACCCAAAAGTATATATAACCAACTATTATAGAGTCCTCTCAAAAGTCAACAGCCCCATATTAAATTCTTCGGTGGGACACAAAAAAGTTTTACCTCGATTGTTTTCCCATTTGAAGCTGTAAGGATGTCACCAGGTCTCATTCCTGTACCACTTATCATGTTCTCACAAGCCGCAACAATGAAATGTACCTGGAAATACAACACCCTTAACCATGTTCAAACACATACTTACTCCGGTTTTTCAGTCAATAAGTATGGATCAGTTAGGTCAGGTGAACAACGAACAAAACTTACCTCTACTCCTGGAGGTTTGATTTGACCAAGGGCTTTTGCTGCACCTAGAACTGCTGCTGAACCTCCCATGTCAAATTTCATGAGCTCGATTGAACAGCCTGGTCCCGTCTTGATGTTATAGCCACCACTGATAACATAGAATTCAAGCAAACATCCAATATAAACCATAATCTATACACGAAAAGTCTCAAAAGGTAACAGAAACATCAAAGTCAATGACTATTCCCAAGGAATTAAGTATCGgtgcgtatcgtatcgtatcggccaaTACGTCTCGGTATCATTCGGTGTCAATACGATACAGACCGGTacgtctctattttttttaaaaataaactgTCTCGActgaccgatacatatcgatacgatacggtctatacgtatcgatacagccaAGACATaagtttttcaaatttttttttttttttttttgtatcggtacatatcgatatgtatcggtcgatacatatcgatacgtacgGAGATGTATCGATACGTCTCCACCGTCTCGACACTTAAAAGCCCATGTGCCATTTTTCTGTGTTTCCAGCAAGAACACGAACCAGAGGTGGAAAAAAGAACAGTCCAACCAAGGAAAAACCCCTAAAATCCCTCttgaaatccaattttttgcACAAATCACTTGAGGGCTTCCATTCCTTGGTGAAAAACGACACTATTAGTGTATGGGTTATTGATTATccaatttcaaagtgccgcacttgtctggttattgattattcacaattcttagggtatatgcatgatatatgacataaattgcttgtttatatcgttttttgtgtccaaaagtgtattttcatatgtattttgatcatttccatgtgtttctcaCCGATCGATATGTATCTCCAATACAATACGTTACGTCTCTTAATCGCCCGACCAATACGATATCCggtaccgatactttaaaccttgactattccctcccccccccccctcaaataTGTATTACTTCACTTCATGTTGCAACAAATAGAAAATTGGTGTAGAAAAGAAGTTGGGATAAAACCGAAGACATGTCCTCTATCTATCCAGAGACATTCTACATGTGTTCTAATCAAGGTAAACTAAGGAAACTACTAAGCCAAGAATCAACAACCAACCAAAAGGTCATTCAATCTTATTTCATTCTTTAAAAATTTGGAAACTATGCAGTGACAACCTCAATCCAAAATCTAGAAAATGAGACCTAGAAGAGTTCTTGATTTTGGGTGACACATACATACACTTTCCAGGGTTCCCATCTAGACACAAGTATCTGTAAGAATTTCAGAAACCAATATGGCAATATGGAAAGCACATTTAGAAAAGAAACAAGCACCTGTCAAAAGTTAAACCCTTTCCAACTAGACCCAACTTGGCCTTGACAGGCCCAGTTGGAGGTTTGTAACATAAATGGATAAAATGAGGAGGATTTGCGGAAGCAGCAGCAACACCCAAATATGAACCCATTTTTAACTCTTTGCACTTTTCCACATCCAATATATTTGCAGTAAGAACATCACTGTACATGGAAGCAATTTTGGAGGCCTCTTCAGCTAGTACACCTGAGATAGGAGATGCAATCAACAATCAGAAAACTCACCGACCTCTGCCCCAAAAAGCAACAGATAAATTCATAATAGTAGAATTAATTTTCTCTTCTATCCATCAAACAACTTGACCACCCTAGAAATGTGCACAATGATGATGCAGATGGTTGCATCGGTCCATTCTCCAGTCATGTTTAAGACGACATTAAAAAGTTAGAATTGAAAAAATTGAGAACTGTTACGAACCCGGGGTAAGTACATTTGCGGGTGCATTAACGAGCTCTCTTCCAAAAATTACCCCAGAACAAACATCACCAGCATACTTGAGCTTCTTCTCTAATTCGGGAGCAGATCCAAGACCAATAATATCGACCGAGTTTAGTAAAGGCTTCTTCGACTCTGACTTAAATCTATTATCTTCGAAAATTCCCAGCACAGTTCCTGCAATTAAAAACCATGCCAAATTGAAGATTTCAAAATTCTGTATATAACAATATCAATCTCAATTGCAGGAAGCATTAAATATGTACCAGAAGCTATGGCCGAAGCAGTGAGAAGCTTTGAATCGACAGAAAGCCCCTCAGAGGATGCAAGAGTAATGGCCACATTACTTGCTTGGGCAGTTTTCGCAGCAGCAGCAACGGCCTCACCAAGGCTCTTGTAAACACTAGCAGCCGAAGATGGCGCGCACTGGCCGAGCCCAATCAAACCGATCCTCTTAGATCCCAGACCGGAAAGCCTGAGAAGGGTGGACTGCCCAGCCTTCCCAGTGAAATCCTCCTCCGCTGATACTTCAGCCAAAAGACCACCCAAATGGGTATCCAGCTTTCTCATAATCGAGTTCTCAAACTTGGAGTTCTCGTCTTTGGCCATGTCTTTCTCTGTGACACCGACGGCAAGAACGTCTCCCTTCCATTCCACCAAATCGACATCTTTCGCAGCGAAACTAATCTGTACGGAATTTTGACAAACACATAAAACTCATTTCAGATTAAGCCTACATAATTTCGTATATTCAAGAGTCATGAACCCAGCAAAAGCTAACATTAACTAGCCCATGGAAAAGGGTTTTAGAGATATAAAAATATAGAGATACGATACCTTGGGGACCTCGGCATGAACAGGCTTAGTGAGGCCGAGAGTGGCCCGAGTAACGGTATGGGCCATGCGCAATCGTCGACGAGAACTGACAGGGGAAGCAAGAGAGAAGCGAAGAATCGGAGAGGAGTTTAATTTAGAGAGAATTGGAGTGGAGGAACcaacaagagaagagaaaagtgAGACAACAGCAACAGCCATCATCAGGCCAGAGGAGTCACTCTATTTATTGAGGAATCAAATGATATTGCGATGACAGGTCAATACCCTCATCAGCGTCTGCCGTCAGCAGCAGCATGAGTGTTTGCTATCAATTTCCAATAATCCGAATTCCAACGGACTAGTCTCACTCTCGAGTAAGGTATCGGTTTCGGTGTCGATATCGGCCGATATCAATCCGGATAATCCTGAATCAGATTTGATTTGATGGATTTGATGGATTTACTTTTTCTGTTTAATAAAAggataatttacacatatcatccctgaggtttgacgaaaaaatatttttatttctcagttttgaaaaattctatgtATCCCCTTAGATTTGTAATTAGTAATAAATAAGTTCATTCCGTTTATAATTAACaatattaaaaataagaggtgaactgataaaattacccttgcagttgcaggtaTCTTGAAAATCTTCTCTCTTCGTTGGATATTATTGATTTctgaagaagaagcttcataTATGGGTGAGGTCGAGGGAGAGGTCGAGGGACGAGGACGGTGGGGAAGAAAACCGCCGGGCAATGCTGATTGAGGTCGCTGCAATGTAGTCAGATGTCGCTGGAGCAAAGACCCACAATGTGGCAAGTGTTGAAGATGATTCAGGAAATCAAGGAGACCGTAATGATGGAGGACAACAACCAACTGGGCTTTTCTTGATTAATTTGATATTTACTTCTTGCTTTACAATTCACAGCTACTCTATACACActttttgtttcattaattCATTTGGTGATGagacaaaaaagagagagtaaaGAAGTTTGTATCAGGGAAGAAAAGGGTAACAGGCTGAACAACTTAATCAGGACAAACCGCAAGACCAGTTCTCTTCTTGCCGTCTTCTTCGTGCCTTTCCATTTCTctactctttctcttttctctcaaaagcctcttccctcttcgatcTCCAATCTTGCCTTGTTCCTCTCCCTTCAAAAGCAGCAAACGAAGAGTAACCATAAACTAGAAGAAAGAATAGAagcttattaatggaggaaTTGCATTCTCTGCTTAGAAAACAGAGGGGTTTAATAGACCCAGATATAAATGCAACTCTGTAGCCACCCCTTGGAGAGGAAGGTAATAACCTTGGCATCTCATTAGGGTTTTCGAGCTCAACCACCGGTTTCAATCAACAAGGTGGGAAGAACAGCAAAAGAGTCTCCTCCTTCGAGTTTCAGATCCAGAGCTGGAGTTCGCCGAAATCTAAATCTAGCTGGTGAGACATTGCCGCCGGTAATCCCGAGGTGCGACCGGCATGGAATCGATAGAAGTCTACAAGCCCCAAACTAAACATGCTTCAAGCCCCACCTCTCATACCAACAActgatcttcttctttttcaaaccctaaatgatttggggGAAATCAAACAATAACccagaaaagaagaacaaattaaaaccaaaaaaagaagaggttgATAGTGTATCAACTTCAACTAATCTATTACAGTTACCATCCAATTTGGTTGGTTTCAGAGTAGGTTTGGTTGAGGATTGAGATAtgtgagttgcaggtttttttttttgcaagggtaattttatcaTTTCATCCATATTTTTAATACTGTTGGTCATAAACGGACGGAATGCATGTATTTCTTaacatttgtaaacctcaggggggtacgtagaattttccaaaactggggggtaaaaatatcatttcgtcaaacctcaggggtggtatgtgtaaattacccttaataaAAATCAATTGGTATTTCTTTTTTACTCTTGAATCGCACTAGTGGATCTATATCAAATCAGTCAATATTGGGAATCAGCCTGGACCAATACTGATCCGAAACTGGCAAATCAACGGATCTGTTATCGATATTACAAACTATGTTCTCATGTCTCGACTCTCTATTGATAaaaattaggggtgcaagtttggccctatcggtccgaacccgccctgagtcCGAATAGGGCATGCATTGAGATATCTTGGTcctgagggcaggttagggctagaaatttctagccctgagtcagggtcaggtcgggccagggttgaggcctagGCATGAGCCTGGCTTGGCCCGGCTCGAccctattttaaattatactattaaatatatattgatataatttatatagtataaactttaaatatcacccacattttgttatataatatattatatatgaagataataagtgatataataatatattttattatagtgttattttaattaaaattgataattttgtCCCCAACCTAgccaacccatgcatctcccttccccctcctcatgattagggccaatcagggtcagcccggcccgaccctgagggcgggtcagggttgggttttctaggccctgagttagggtcagctcgggcctgggcccagctaaagggactcaaggttgggttagggttttataaagcctggcccaacctgTTACACCAGCGCCCAGATTTATTgtttaataatattttctctctcGTGTGACGTGTAGATTTTGCTGCTGTGTATGCTAGCAaattattttcacttgtggtcaaacctagccacaagatcgtGGACCACATCACGGGCCAACCgatggaagagaggttccttaaccgacaatggggaagatttgtcgatggtgatttcgtcgatcatcctcctagcacgaatCCGCAAAGTGAGGAGTACCGAAAGGCGTATCCCGTGTCCCCACAGTTGGATACCTCCTTTAGCGATGAACTCAGTATCGCGATCGGAAAGTTATTCGAGATCACAAAGGACACCTCGTGACGACCGAGGGGTAAGATTTTAACTCGGTGATAAGTACTGAACCTTACTCTGgttgaccttgaagtgtgggccagaGCCCGACCCTTTTCCTTGTGTTTTTgcccttacagcagcaacggacgcacgagcggac
The Telopea speciosissima isolate NSW1024214 ecotype Mountain lineage unplaced genomic scaffold, Tspe_v1 Tspe_v1.0751, whole genome shotgun sequence genome window above contains:
- the LOC122648312 gene encoding leucine aminopeptidase 2, chloroplastic-like, whose translation is MMAVAVVSLFSSLVGSSTPILSKLNSSPILRFSLASPVSSRRRLRMAHTVTRATLGLTKPVHAEVPKISFAAKDVDLVEWKGDVLAVGVTEKDMAKDENSKFENSIMRKLDTHLGGLLAEVSAEEDFTGKAGQSTLLRLSGLGSKRIGLIGLGQCAPSSAASVYKSLGEAVAAAAKTAQASNVAITLASSEGLSVDSKLLTASAIASGTVLGIFEDNRFKSESKKPLLNSVDIIGLGSAPELEKKLKYAGDVCSGVIFGRELVNAPANVLTPGVLAEEASKIASMYSDVLTANILDVEKCKELKMGSYLGVAAASANPPHFIHLCYKPPTGPVKAKLGLVGKGLTFDSGGYNIKTGPGCSIELMKFDMGGSAAVLGAAKALGQIKPPGVEVHFIVAACENMISGTGMRPGDILTASNGKTIEVKLFCVPPKNLIWGC